TGGCGGCGCCTCCGCTTGAGGACCACTCGCTCGCGAGGCACATCGAGGACGCCGGGCAGCGCCGAGAGCGCTTCGTCGAGGCGGCGCGCCGCGGAGACGGGATCGATCGTGGCCGGAGCTTCGTACTCCGCCACGAGGAGCCAGACCTCGGTCTCCTCGCCGCCCTCGGGCGCCACCGTCTCGTAGCGGTCGATCGCGAGCGCGTACTCGGGCATGTCGGCGTCGTACACGCGCCAGCAGGTCACGCCCTCCTTGCGCGCCCACTTGCCCAGGCGCTTCACGTTCTTGCGGATGCGGTTCGCGAACATCTCCGCGCCGTCGGAGAGGGCTGGGGAGGGGGAGCCGCTCCTGGCCTCCGCCTCCGCCATGTGTATCTCGAAGGTCAGCAGCGTGCAACGGAGCGCGCCGTTGTAGAGGGTGCCGGTGCGCTCGGGCCGCATGCCGAATCGGCCGCCGAGCGTGGGGTCGCCCAGCAGCACGGCGGCGCGCCAGCCCGGGAAGTGGCGCTTGAACCTCTCGCCGAGCGTGGCGTAGAGCGCCTCGGCGTCGCGCTCGTCGCCGAGCCTCTCGCCATACGGCGGGTTGGCGACGACGAGTCCCGGGAGCGCGCCCTCGGGAGGCTCGAGCGCGGCGGCGTCGCCGACCGCGACGGCGACCACGCCCTCGAGTCCCGCGCGTCTCACACAGGCGCGGGCGATGTCCACCGCGCGGGCATCAGCGTCGGAGCCCGCGACGACCGGGATCGACCGCGACCCGGCTTCCCTGCGCTCGCGCGCTTCGTCGACGATCGCCTCCCAGGCCGCGACGTCGTGCCCGAGCCAGCCGGAGAAGCCCCACCGGTCGCGGAGCAGTCCCGGCGCGACGTCCCCCGCCATCCACGCGCCCTCGATCAGCAGAGTCCCCGACCCGCACACGGGGTCGACGAGCGCCCCGCCGCGCGCGGCGACCTCCGGCCAGCCCGCGCGCACGAGGATCCCGGCGGCGAGCGTCTCCTTCAGAGGAGCGCCTATCTGGACCCCCGGCTCGCGGTAGCCGCGCCTGTGCAGCGCCTCCCCCGCGAGGTCGATCGAGACCGTCGCCATGTCGTCCTGGAGGTGGAGAGAGATCCGCACGTCCGGTCGCGCGAGGTCGACGCTCGGACGCGTCCCGCAGCTGTCGCGGAACCGGTCGACGACGGCGTCCTTGACCACCTGCGCGGCGT
The Coriobacteriia bacterium DNA segment above includes these coding regions:
- the rlmKL gene encoding bifunctional 23S rRNA (guanine(2069)-N(7))-methyltransferase RlmK/23S rRNA (guanine(2445)-N(2))-methyltransferase RlmL, encoding MGARTHPFFATAPKGLEHVLAEELSALGADDVREARAGASFAGTLDIAYRACLWSRVASRVLLPLVTFPAPTPEAVYEGVRELSWEDHLHVDGTLAVDATSLRSALTHTRYAAQVVKDAVVDRFRDSCGTRPSVDLARPDVRISLHLQDDMATVSIDLAGEALHRRGYREPGVQIGAPLKETLAAGILVRAGWPEVAARGGALVDPVCGSGTLLIEGAWMAGDVAPGLLRDRWGFSGWLGHDVAAWEAIVDEARERREAGSRSIPVVAGSDADARAVDIARACVRRAGLEGVVAVAVGDAAALEPPEGALPGLVVANPPYGERLGDERDAEALYATLGERFKRHFPGWRAAVLLGDPTLGGRFGMRPERTGTLYNGALRCTLLTFEIHMAEAEARSGSPSPALSDGAEMFANRIRKNVKRLGKWARKEGVTCWRVYDADMPEYALAIDRYETVAPEGGEETEVWLLVAEYEAPATIDPVSAARRLDEALSALPGVLDVPRERVVLKRRRRQRGASQYEVRGVHTVREVSEGGLRFLVDMTGYLDVGLFLDHRPVRALVRDMARGKRFLNLFAYTGAASVCAAAGGAVSTLSVDLSKTYLERARRNLARNGFGEPGHRTLAADCVTWLETASRDAAAAGGRFGLILLDPPTFSNSKRMPGGSLDIQRDHAGLVIAAASLLENDGVLVFSTNGRRFRLDTDALASAGLSLEDVSAAMLPPDFARDPKAHACFLIRRPVL